In the Candidatus Binatia bacterium genome, ATCGTGCCGCTCGATTTCATCGAGGCGGAAAATCCGGTACGGGTCGTCTCTTTCATCGGCAGGACTTTGCCGCTGCATTGCACCGCTCCCGGGAAAGTCCATCTGGCGTTCGAATCCGGCGAGGCTTTGGCGCAGACGCTGCCGGAAAAACTCCACCGCTACACCAACAAGACGGTGGTCGACCGGCAACTGCTTTTGGGCCAGTTGAAGGAAATCGGCAGCGCCGGCTACGCCGTCGACGACGGCGAGTTCATTGAGGAGGTGATGTCGGTCGCCGTGCCGGTTCACGACCATAACCGTAATCTGGTCGGAAGCATCGCGATCACGGGACCGGCTCACCGGCTGACGCCGCAGCGCGTCGAAAAGGAAATCGTGCCGCTGCTCACCAACGGAGGAAGACAGCTTTCGAGCCGCTTGGGTTATACGCGATAGAGATTCTCTCGGCGCTTCTTTCTTCCCTCGGTATCCGAAGAGTCGACAACATTCCGCAATGCTTACGACCTTAGAAAAAATTCTATTTATAGCGCTGACGCTCGGCGCGTTTTATTTTGCGGGAACCGGTTTCCTTCAGGTCTTCAAGACGATCCGGCGCGGCAAGCCCGAAGACCGCTTCGATCGTTTGCCCGAGCGCGTCCTCCAGGCCCTTTGGGTGGTCCTTACCCAACAGAGCGTGTTCAAGAAACGGCCCCTGATCTCTTTCTTTCACGCCCTCGTCTTTTATGGATTTGTTTATTACTTTCTTGTCAACGTCGTCGATGGCGTGGAAGGATTCTTTCCGTTCCGCGCCCGCGACGCCGTGTGGAACCCGTTCAATCTGATCGCCGATCTGCTCACGGCGGGCGTGCTGATCGGGATCGTGGCGCTGGCGCTGCGCCGTTTCGTGGTGCGCCCGCGCGATTTTTCCTTTGCGCCGAACGTTCCGCTGCACGAGGATGTCCAAGGCGGGATACGCCGGGACTCGACGATCGTTTCGGGTTTTATTTTCATCCACGTCGGCAGCCGCCTGCTCTCC is a window encoding:
- a CDS encoding IclR family transcriptional regulator, yielding MVRREKANYAIQSVSHALDVLEQFNGNVDEIGVTELSKRLKLHKNNVFRLLATLEARGYIQQNKATENYRLGLKCLQLGQLYVRRTDFLLQAKATLQELAKSANESCYVAVKRGQAIVPLDFIEAENPVRVVSFIGRTLPLHCTAPGKVHLAFESGEALAQTLPEKLHRYTNKTVVDRQLLLGQLKEIGSAGYAVDDGEFIEEVMSVAVPVHDHNRNLVGSIAITGPAHRLTPQRVEKEIVPLLTNGGRQLSSRLGYTR